In Nitrosophilus labii, the following proteins share a genomic window:
- a CDS encoding c-type cytochrome, which yields MRKILWLFAIVSIFLIVGCSQKPEEKNSLSKVQTKEQSKVTTNSSENDIKLESKGKESYTKIDKLDEKRDVEKAAESSTKENSTESKTDIDGAKLYAKCAGCHGKSGEKRALGKSLPIGGMAIEELVGILKEYRAGKLNKYGMGSLMSSQVKNSSDEEIEALSQYISKLK from the coding sequence ATGAGAAAAATTTTATGGCTTTTTGCTATAGTGTCAATTTTTTTGATAGTCGGCTGTTCTCAAAAACCTGAGGAGAAAAATAGTCTATCAAAAGTCCAAACCAAAGAGCAATCGAAAGTAACGACAAATAGTTCTGAAAATGATATAAAACTAGAAAGTAAGGGTAAAGAGAGTTATACAAAGATAGATAAATTGGATGAAAAGAGAGATGTTGAAAAAGCTGCTGAAAGTAGTACCAAAGAGAATAGTACAGAGAGCAAAACAGACATAGACGGTGCTAAATTGTACGCTAAATGTGCAGGGTGTCACGGCAAAAGTGGTGAGAAAAGGGCACTAGGAAAATCTCTTCCTATAGGCGGAATGGCTATAGAGGAGCTTGTTGGGATCTTAAAAGAGTATAGAGCCGGAAAACTTAATAAATATGGCATGGGTAGTTTGATGAGTTCTCAAGTTAAAAATAGTAGTGATGAGGAGATTGAAGCTTTATCCCAATATATCTCAAAATTAAAATAA
- a CDS encoding ATP-grasp domain-containing protein codes for MAHIGIWMYQNGGGDLIEKKLIAKLQERGHIVSTGLNLRQAISENGKILLNGLNLYELDCFFSYNAGEQTKYQVYLYEALDKHVPCINSFQAFNISEDKFKTNDLLRKAGIRTAEYFLCHREDVETIRNKVLEWGKAVFKTVDGWGGIGMALVDSKDKLDMILPFLNQTDLRFFYIEKFIDYDGSDFRVDLVDGEFIACYGRKAKEGDWRTNVTSGGRVVLRECEDEVIELAQKAARSIGIEIAGVDIIYDREHEEYVVLEVNGIPAFATPEQEKMGLDFNDKKIEKIVELMEKKLKDNR; via the coding sequence ATGGCACATATCGGTATTTGGATGTATCAAAACGGCGGTGGGGATTTGATTGAAAAAAAACTTATTGCAAAACTTCAAGAGCGAGGGCATATCGTCTCAACCGGACTAAATCTTCGTCAAGCGATTTCAGAAAACGGAAAAATTTTACTCAATGGGCTTAACTTGTATGAACTTGATTGTTTTTTTAGCTATAACGCCGGTGAACAGACGAAATATCAAGTCTATCTTTATGAAGCTCTAGATAAACATGTGCCTTGCATCAATAGTTTTCAAGCTTTCAATATAAGCGAAGATAAGTTTAAAACAAACGATCTTTTACGAAAAGCAGGTATAAGAACGGCCGAATATTTCTTATGCCATAGAGAAGATGTAGAAACTATTCGCAATAAGGTATTGGAGTGGGGCAAAGCTGTTTTTAAGACCGTCGATGGATGGGGCGGTATAGGTATGGCGCTTGTAGATAGCAAAGATAAGCTTGATATGATTTTACCCTTTTTAAATCAAACGGATCTAAGATTTTTTTATATCGAAAAGTTTATCGATTATGACGGAAGCGATTTTAGGGTAGATTTGGTTGATGGAGAGTTTATCGCATGTTATGGTAGAAAAGCAAAAGAGGGAGATTGGCGAACGAATGTAACAAGCGGGGGCAGAGTAGTTTTAAGAGAGTGTGAAGATGAAGTGATAGAACTAGCTCAAAAAGCGGCACGCTCGATAGGTATAGAGATTGCCGGAGTAGATATCATCTACGATAGAGAACATGAAGAGTATGTAGTGTTAGAAGTTAACGGGATCCCGGCTTTTGCCACACCGGAACAAGAAAAAATGGGACTTGATTTTAACGATAAAAAGATTGAGAAAATTGTAGAATTGATGGAGAAAAAACTAAAGGATAACAGATGA
- a CDS encoding 6-pyruvoyl trahydropterin synthase family protein: protein MLIRKLFKFENAHIVRNCTSKRCSQSIHGHSYKVELFFRSDSLDRGEMVYDFGLTKLTIKELIDSFDHAITLWSGDDPQYLKDMKKWSQRWVEIPVNPSAEQFSRLFFLIVDKILNQTIMVNEENNVCIDSVIVHETDTGYARCDRADAYSEKMGFIDLSKVKFSSGVIEEWSDPFIWERLLRGEKIENPKIV, encoded by the coding sequence TTGCTTATTAGAAAACTTTTTAAATTTGAGAACGCTCATATAGTTAGAAACTGTACTTCTAAGAGATGTAGCCAGAGTATTCATGGTCACTCTTATAAAGTTGAACTCTTTTTTAGATCTGACTCACTAGATAGAGGAGAGATGGTTTACGATTTTGGTCTTACCAAACTTACCATAAAGGAGCTTATTGATTCTTTCGATCACGCTATAACTCTTTGGAGTGGCGATGATCCTCAGTATCTTAAAGATATGAAAAAATGGAGTCAAAGGTGGGTGGAGATCCCGGTAAATCCAAGTGCCGAGCAGTTTAGTAGACTATTTTTTCTAATTGTTGATAAAATTTTAAATCAGACTATAATGGTAAATGAAGAGAATAATGTGTGCATTGATAGCGTAATTGTTCATGAAACGGATACCGGATATGCAAGATGCGACCGTGCGGATGCTTATAGTGAAAAGATGGGTTTTATAGATTTAAGTAAAGTTAAGTTCTCTTCTGGAGTTATAGAAGAGTGGAGCGATCCGTTTATTTGGGAGAGACTTCTTAGAGGTGAAAAGATTGAAAATCCAAAAATCGTTTAA
- a CDS encoding 7-carboxy-7-deazaguanine synthase QueE → MVYLVEHFYSIQGEGKFVGTPSVFFRFGGCNLRCQDFGEYFVKGKIVYGCDTVRAVNKEIFQNEWKRIENEKVLIEILDDYIENLDFKPHIVITGGEPMIYATDSIFYKFIQYLVNNDFIVTIETNATIKVDIEKFSAYKDVIFAMAVKLSNSGEPYDKRVNKEVIKEYINNTSYSFFKFTLDRGIIERRAFEEIVDIVEPYPEAEIFCMPLGDKQDIIKKHDKAVAEFCLIYGFIYSDRLHVRLWNREKKR, encoded by the coding sequence ATGGTTTATCTTGTTGAACACTTTTATTCTATCCAAGGCGAGGGCAAATTTGTAGGTACTCCAAGCGTTTTTTTTAGATTTGGCGGATGTAATCTAAGATGCCAAGATTTTGGAGAATATTTTGTAAAAGGTAAAATTGTTTATGGCTGTGATACTGTAAGAGCGGTAAATAAGGAGATCTTTCAAAATGAGTGGAAAAGGATAGAGAACGAAAAAGTTTTGATAGAGATATTGGACGACTATATCGAAAATCTTGACTTTAAGCCTCACATAGTTATCACTGGTGGAGAACCTATGATCTATGCGACAGATTCCATTTTTTATAAATTCATTCAATATTTAGTTAATAACGATTTTATCGTTACTATCGAAACTAATGCAACTATAAAAGTAGATATTGAAAAATTTTCAGCTTATAAAGACGTTATATTTGCTATGGCTGTTAAACTTAGCAATAGCGGCGAGCCTTACGATAAAAGGGTAAATAAAGAGGTTATAAAGGAGTATATAAACAACACCTCTTACTCCTTTTTTAAGTTTACTTTGGATAGAGGTATTATTGAAAGAAGAGCGTTTGAGGAGATAGTGGATATAGTAGAACCTTATCCTGAAGCAGAGATTTTCTGTATGCCTCTTGGCGATAAACAAGATATAATTAAAAAGCATGATAAAGCTGTTGCAGAGTTTTGTTTGATTTATGGATTTATTTATAGCGATAGACTCCACGTTAGGCTTTGGAACAGAGAGAAAAAAAGATAG
- a CDS encoding ATP-grasp domain-containing protein, producing the protein MKKLPKIGLLYLDYVLRFFDRSNFKGWPDKIETVIYHWEGDEKRFIKEVKKKKIDVLIGNIPATAYETFRKIARELPNVKFIPSLDSQFANKSKENVTRFCWKYDIPVPKTYIFYDKDEGMAFLEKTTYPKIIKRSYGPSNYGGYFVHKVDSFEEAKKLLEAKKYCPIYIQDFVPMSADIRVMLIGHKPVCAFWRRPPEGHWLTNTSQGGSIDYMNVPKGVLDLAVKVSKAANAEYWACDIAVGKEDGKYRILECATAFAAFPYIRDWIGQYLMWKLSDGRFPKPNIPVYNWEELGKIDSSLLRTMRFITFGRYTPSFDGEYFLNRQKMDESGAVHKIWELDEEYPMLNTEERDYEEWPSEKWDFTKKCKNFWGKSEKKEKKISNEEHSFEEPSDEQPVVLSEEEIKEFLHNTLGKKAKKVLEQIDAFNISYELDNNPDALLEIKGIKDKTLKKLLEAWQEFKKERFETSI; encoded by the coding sequence ATGAAAAAACTACCAAAAATCGGGCTTTTATATCTAGATTATGTTTTGCGATTTTTTGACAGAAGCAATTTCAAAGGTTGGCCGGATAAAATCGAAACAGTAATTTATCATTGGGAGGGTGATGAGAAGCGTTTTATAAAAGAGGTTAAAAAGAAAAAAATAGACGTTTTAATAGGAAATATTCCAGCAACTGCCTATGAGACTTTTAGAAAGATTGCAAGAGAACTTCCAAACGTAAAATTTATTCCATCGCTTGATAGCCAATTTGCCAATAAATCAAAAGAAAATGTTACAAGATTTTGCTGGAAATATGATATTCCCGTTCCAAAAACCTATATATTTTACGATAAAGATGAGGGAATGGCATTTTTAGAAAAAACAACTTATCCTAAAATCATAAAACGAAGCTATGGCCCAAGCAATTATGGAGGCTATTTTGTACATAAAGTAGATAGCTTTGAGGAGGCTAAAAAGCTTTTAGAAGCAAAAAAGTATTGTCCAATCTATATACAAGATTTTGTGCCGATGAGTGCCGATATAAGAGTGATGCTGATTGGCCATAAACCAGTTTGTGCTTTTTGGAGAAGGCCGCCAGAAGGACACTGGCTTACCAATACCTCTCAAGGAGGAAGTATAGATTATATGAACGTGCCCAAAGGGGTGTTGGATCTAGCCGTCAAAGTTAGTAAAGCAGCCAATGCGGAATATTGGGCATGCGATATAGCCGTAGGTAAAGAGGATGGAAAATATCGTATCTTAGAGTGTGCTACTGCATTTGCTGCCTTTCCTTATATAAGAGACTGGATTGGACAGTATCTAATGTGGAAGCTAAGCGACGGAAGATTTCCTAAGCCAAATATACCCGTCTATAACTGGGAGGAGCTTGGCAAAATCGATAGCTCCCTTCTTCGTACGATGCGCTTTATCACCTTTGGACGCTATACTCCTAGCTTTGACGGAGAGTACTTTTTAAATAGGCAAAAGATGGATGAGAGTGGAGCAGTGCATAAGATTTGGGAACTTGACGAAGAGTATCCGATGTTAAATACCGAAGAGAGAGACTATGAAGAGTGGCCAAGCGAAAAGTGGGATTTTACTAAAAAGTGTAAAAATTTTTGGGGAAAGAGTGAGAAAAAAGAGAAGAAAATATCAAACGAAGAACATAGTTTTGAAGAGCCAAGCGACGAACAGCCTGTAGTTTTAAGCGAAGAGGAGATTAAAGAGTTTTTACATAATACACTTGGCAAAAAGGCAAAAAAAGTGTTAGAGCAGATTGACGCGTTTAATATATCTTACGAACTAGATAATAATCCCGATGCTTTACTAGAAATTAAGGGAATTAAAGATAAAACGCTAAAAAAATTGCTTGAAGCTTGGCAAGAATTTAAAAAGGAGAGATTTGAAACATCAATATAA
- the moaA gene encoding GTP 3',8-cyclase MoaA — MLIDGHGRNVNYLRISVTERCNFRCQYCMPEKPFSWVPKENLLSFEDLFKFVKVAIDEGIEKIRITGGEPTLRTDLDKFIKMIYNYKNDIDLAMTTNGYLLKESAKKLKDAGLKRINISLDSLKPEIAAKIAGKDVLKNVLDGIEEAMKVGLKIKINMVPLKNVNDSEIVDILEFGKKRGIRVRFIEYMENVHAHSSLKGMHGREILEKIKEKYEIQKVGRIGSSPAFLYQLKNDGYKFGLIDPHKHDFCESCNRIRLTAEGYLIPCLYFDEAMSIKEAVEKGDIEKAVEILKTVLANKPKENRWSEEATEASNRAFYETGG; from the coding sequence ATGCTTATAGATGGACATGGCAGAAATGTAAACTATCTTAGAATCTCAGTTACGGAAAGATGCAATTTTAGATGTCAATATTGTATGCCCGAAAAACCTTTTTCATGGGTTCCTAAAGAGAATCTATTAAGTTTTGAAGATCTTTTCAAGTTTGTTAAAGTTGCAATTGACGAAGGGATAGAAAAGATAAGGATAACTGGAGGAGAACCTACACTAAGAACAGATTTAGATAAATTTATAAAAATGATTTATAATTATAAAAATGATATTGATCTGGCTATGACAACAAATGGATATCTTCTTAAGGAGAGTGCTAAAAAGCTTAAAGATGCCGGACTTAAAAGGATCAACATATCTTTAGATAGTTTAAAACCAGAAATAGCGGCAAAGATTGCAGGTAAAGATGTTTTAAAAAACGTATTGGACGGTATAGAAGAGGCTATGAAGGTAGGCTTGAAGATTAAAATAAATATGGTTCCTTTAAAAAACGTAAATGATAGTGAGATTGTTGATATTTTAGAGTTTGGAAAAAAAAGAGGTATAAGAGTTAGATTTATAGAGTATATGGAAAACGTTCACGCCCATAGCTCTTTAAAAGGAATGCACGGAAGAGAGATTTTAGAAAAAATCAAAGAGAAGTATGAAATCCAAAAAGTGGGACGAATTGGAAGTTCGCCTGCATTTTTATATCAGTTGAAAAATGATGGATATAAGTTTGGACTTATAGATCCTCATAAACACGACTTTTGTGAATCTTGTAACAGAATTAGGCTCACCGCCGAGGGTTATTTGATACCTTGTCTGTATTTTGATGAGGCTATGAGTATAAAGGAGGCTGTAGAAAAAGGGGATATCGAAAAAGCTGTAGAGATTTTGAAAACAGTTTTGGCTAATAAACCAAAAGAGAACAGATGGAGTGAAGAGGCAACTGAAGCATCAAATAGAGCTTTTTATGAAACGGGCGGATGA
- a CDS encoding M20 family metallopeptidase codes for MYDFSELAELININSYTKNKVGVDENGSLMRQKFEALGYKTKVFERKDFGNHLYFTSLKKEGPKMLLLGHLDTVFPPGTFEGFKDDEEWIYGPGVCDMKGGNMVMVEALRAQEKIFNIDIFLVSDEEIGSDDSREFTKEIAKNYEYCLVFEAAGKNDEIVVARKGIGTFYVDIEGKAAHAGNCYSDGIDANLEAAHKLISFSHLTNLSKGTTVNVGKMEGGIGANTISPQARLILEARFTTQSERDRVLAEITEIVNSSYVLGSRAILSGGLQRDVMEENEAQLLFIKKLEKWSKQRLLTEKRGGGSDANIAASVGAITLDGFGPYGDGDHTIHERASKKSFINRIELVSKIFKGFMDEL; via the coding sequence ATGTATGATTTTAGTGAACTTGCCGAACTTATCAACATCAACTCCTATACCAAAAATAAAGTGGGCGTTGATGAAAATGGTTCCCTTATGCGCCAAAAGTTTGAAGCTTTAGGATACAAAACAAAAGTTTTTGAAAGAAAAGATTTTGGCAATCACCTCTATTTTACAAGCCTAAAAAAAGAAGGCCCAAAAATGCTACTTTTGGGGCACTTAGACACCGTCTTTCCACCAGGAACCTTTGAGGGATTTAAAGATGACGAAGAGTGGATTTACGGGCCTGGAGTTTGCGATATGAAAGGCGGAAATATGGTAATGGTAGAGGCTTTAAGGGCGCAAGAAAAGATTTTTAATATCGATATTTTTTTAGTAAGCGACGAAGAGATAGGTAGTGATGACTCAAGAGAGTTTACAAAAGAGATTGCCAAAAATTACGAGTATTGCTTAGTTTTTGAAGCGGCCGGCAAAAATGATGAAATAGTAGTGGCCAGAAAAGGGATTGGCACATTTTACGTAGATATCGAAGGAAAAGCCGCGCACGCTGGAAACTGCTATAGTGATGGAATTGACGCAAATTTAGAAGCTGCGCATAAGCTCATATCTTTTAGCCATTTAACCAATCTTAGCAAAGGAACAACGGTTAACGTTGGAAAAATGGAAGGTGGTATTGGAGCTAATACCATCAGTCCACAAGCTAGACTCATTTTAGAGGCTAGGTTTACAACACAAAGTGAAAGAGATCGAGTCTTAGCTGAAATTACAGAAATCGTAAATAGTTCGTACGTATTAGGAAGCAGAGCGATTTTGAGCGGAGGCTTACAACGGGATGTGATGGAAGAGAACGAAGCACAGCTTTTATTTATCAAAAAACTTGAAAAATGGAGTAAACAGAGACTTCTTACCGAAAAACGAGGCGGCGGGAGTGATGCAAATATTGCCGCAAGTGTTGGAGCTATTACTCTTGATGGTTTTGGCCCGTATGGCGACGGAGATCACACTATCCATGAAAGGGCGAGTAAAAAAAGCTTTATAAACAGGATTGAGCTAGTTAGTAAGATATTTAAAGGTTTTATGGACGAACTATAA
- a CDS encoding M14 family zinc carboxypeptidase, which yields MKHQYKSYEETISFLKQKVKEYPHLIKLQVIGKTWENRDIILATVSLDVEYADLKPALLYTGTIHAREWIGNELAIAFVDYLLKNHKSDPRVISALSKNTLYIVPVLNPDGFEYSRSHYSFWRKNRRKNSDGSFGVDLNRNFSVGWVKSKDPSSNIYGGPEPFSEPETKAIKEFVDTHPNITIALDYHSQGNVFFPAHKFNHEAEIEGTDLNVLCANMNYEIEKVTGRRYGIHRGKPPARLIQGSAREYYYSKGILAAVVEVGTRNIPDYLQNMSESIDENIPALLYALNEAHSYAVNKPARVENFVIDEYESNCVKLKWEYDKEEYPNVYFEIYRNEKHKESCREPSLIATTSELEFVDKDRASGKLYFYYIRPVDRLTKQKGPFAPQLKIMTKLERDEFFRSIFPCPQDIGYVAQKSKKNPEHFGKNSLFVGVNKTLGISYAIMRFRLDSIPQNAIIKEAKISLYPLNRVNVKIEKYGEWGISIIEDVEDITDFNQIHNAKVIQTLGQTIPSQKLTQGIWKTWELNAFERKLLEEALKKKEVLFRMQGPTKLPLGADSQMMVFDLGYGPFGGGIHYRPHLYIKYTVPPAEVELEPLKLATVKKDEILLDTLSCGYDEKGNIVYGYMEFDLSLLPDANECVITESFIKIKNENIKKSSLDIRYLIEFVDLEKLDYTHIQNRKSLGFIDYEVSEEQLVKENTNYFLFDSASKIELENFHTKNRPVGFIIHPTPASEAKDHLINWFDKNSPNVVKLVIKYIKKRKMPVSPVTNLKATIEKGMVKLTWQNPKDKDFVGAYVVRNRFHPPKNPQDGVKLYAGRDNYTYDNFGNTKIAKYYAVFTYDNVPNYSEPVVLYYEP from the coding sequence TTGAAACATCAATATAAGTCCTACGAAGAGACGATTTCGTTTTTAAAACAAAAAGTCAAAGAGTATCCGCATCTAATTAAACTTCAGGTTATTGGCAAAACTTGGGAGAATCGAGATATCATTTTGGCTACCGTTTCGCTTGACGTGGAATATGCCGATTTAAAGCCGGCTTTGCTATACACGGGTACGATTCACGCAAGAGAGTGGATAGGTAATGAGCTGGCAATCGCTTTTGTGGATTATCTACTAAAAAACCATAAAAGTGATCCAAGAGTTATAAGCGCGTTATCGAAAAATACGCTCTATATAGTGCCCGTGCTAAATCCTGACGGTTTCGAGTATTCACGCAGTCACTACTCCTTTTGGCGAAAAAATAGACGAAAAAACTCTGATGGGAGTTTTGGAGTAGATCTAAATCGAAACTTTAGCGTTGGCTGGGTAAAGTCTAAAGATCCATCTTCCAATATTTATGGAGGACCAGAGCCCTTTAGCGAGCCTGAAACCAAAGCAATAAAAGAGTTTGTAGATACTCATCCAAATATCACGATAGCTTTAGATTATCACTCGCAAGGCAACGTCTTTTTTCCAGCACACAAATTTAACCATGAAGCCGAAATCGAAGGAACCGATTTAAATGTTCTTTGTGCCAATATGAACTATGAGATCGAAAAGGTAACTGGTAGACGCTACGGGATTCATAGGGGAAAACCTCCGGCTAGGCTTATTCAAGGAAGCGCAAGAGAGTATTATTACTCAAAAGGCATATTGGCGGCCGTTGTTGAGGTTGGTACAAGAAATATTCCAGATTACTTGCAAAATATGAGCGAATCGATCGATGAAAATATCCCGGCTCTTCTATATGCTTTAAACGAAGCACATAGTTACGCAGTAAATAAACCGGCTAGAGTGGAAAACTTTGTGATAGATGAGTATGAAAGTAACTGCGTCAAGCTCAAATGGGAATATGATAAAGAAGAGTATCCAAACGTCTATTTTGAGATTTATCGAAATGAAAAACATAAAGAGTCTTGCCGTGAACCTAGTCTTATCGCCACCACAAGCGAACTGGAATTTGTCGACAAAGATAGAGCCAGCGGTAAGTTATATTTTTACTATATTCGTCCCGTAGATAGGCTTACAAAGCAAAAAGGGCCGTTTGCTCCTCAGCTTAAAATTATGACAAAACTAGAGCGAGACGAGTTTTTTAGAAGCATTTTTCCATGTCCGCAAGATATTGGCTACGTTGCTCAAAAATCGAAAAAAAACCCGGAGCACTTTGGTAAAAACTCACTATTTGTAGGCGTAAACAAAACTCTTGGCATAAGTTATGCCATAATGCGCTTTCGTCTTGACTCTATTCCCCAAAACGCAATTATTAAAGAGGCAAAAATAAGTCTCTATCCCTTAAATCGCGTTAATGTAAAGATTGAAAAATATGGAGAGTGGGGGATAAGTATCATTGAAGATGTTGAGGATATAACCGATTTTAATCAGATCCATAACGCAAAAGTGATTCAAACCCTTGGACAAACGATTCCCTCACAAAAATTGACTCAAGGTATCTGGAAGACTTGGGAGTTAAACGCTTTTGAGCGAAAACTTTTAGAAGAAGCCTTAAAGAAAAAAGAGGTGCTCTTTCGAATGCAAGGGCCGACAAAACTTCCTCTTGGAGCAGATAGCCAGATGATGGTGTTTGATCTTGGATATGGCCCTTTTGGCGGAGGGATTCACTACCGACCCCATCTATATATTAAATATACCGTTCCGCCGGCTGAAGTGGAGCTAGAGCCTTTGAAGCTAGCAACCGTAAAAAAAGATGAAATTCTTCTTGATACGCTCTCTTGCGGGTATGATGAAAAGGGTAATATTGTTTATGGATATATGGAGTTTGATCTCTCTCTCTTGCCTGATGCTAATGAGTGCGTTATAACTGAAAGTTTTATCAAAATCAAAAATGAAAACATCAAAAAAAGCTCTTTAGATATTCGTTACTTGATCGAATTTGTAGATTTAGAAAAGTTAGATTATACCCATATCCAAAACAGAAAGTCCCTTGGTTTTATCGATTATGAAGTGAGTGAAGAGCAGCTTGTCAAAGAGAATACCAACTACTTCTTATTTGATAGTGCTAGTAAAATCGAATTAGAAAACTTTCATACCAAAAATAGACCCGTTGGATTTATTATCCACCCAACACCGGCAAGCGAAGCTAAAGATCATCTCATTAATTGGTTTGATAAAAATAGTCCAAATGTGGTAAAGCTTGTGATTAAGTATATCAAAAAGCGAAAAATGCCCGTAAGTCCAGTTACAAACTTAAAAGCCACCATCGAAAAAGGTATGGTAAAATTGACTTGGCAAAACCCAAAAGATAAAGATTTTGTAGGAGCCTATGTGGTTCGAAACCGTTTTCATCCGCCTAAAAACCCACAGGACGGCGTAAAGCTCTATGCCGGGCGAGATAACTACACCTACGATAACTTTGGCAACACAAAAATCGCCAAATATTACGCAGTCTTTACATACGACAATGTTCCAAACTATTCTGAGCCGGTAGTTTTATATTATGAACCGTAA
- a CDS encoding molybdopterin molybdotransferase MoeA has product MKVTIEKGLKIIEDVVEKKGLEIVPIEEATGRISAQNLKANFNLPRFDNSAMDGFAVKLSDAGKKVKVIETVLAGENKEIILKENSAVKIMTGAKIPRGSEAVVPIEDVTIEEDYVTLPKEIKKYANIRKAGEDISQGETIVKAGEKIDAYTIGVLASQGYSYLKVYKRVRVGVFATGKELKMHYENIEPHQIYNSNTPVFYSRAKELGCEVSFLGSSDDDKESIKELIKKAQDFDLLITSGGVSVGEADFTKEAFLELGTKIYFDKVEIKPGKPTTFGTLNKTLILNLPGNPLAAALNFEIFGRFIINKLSGRKDIYQNCIEAILKEDIKNRPGREVVIPGFFDGKFFIPSQKKGPGMVTPLSNSNGYIILHREIALLKENTKVKFIPIDFEFFSKEKMNIYTL; this is encoded by the coding sequence ATGAAAGTTACTATAGAAAAGGGCTTAAAAATCATTGAAGATGTAGTTGAAAAAAAAGGCCTCGAGATAGTTCCTATAGAGGAAGCAACAGGAAGGATATCAGCGCAAAATTTAAAGGCAAACTTCAATCTTCCAAGATTTGACAACTCCGCAATGGACGGATTTGCCGTTAAGTTATCAGACGCCGGTAAAAAAGTTAAAGTTATAGAAACAGTATTGGCCGGAGAAAATAAAGAGATAATTTTAAAAGAAAATAGCGCCGTAAAGATAATGACCGGAGCCAAAATACCAAGAGGTTCTGAAGCAGTAGTGCCGATAGAAGATGTTACCATTGAAGAAGATTACGTAACATTGCCAAAAGAGATCAAAAAATACGCCAATATAAGAAAAGCCGGAGAAGATATTAGCCAAGGCGAAACTATAGTAAAAGCAGGAGAAAAAATAGACGCCTATACTATTGGAGTCTTAGCATCGCAAGGGTACTCGTATCTAAAAGTGTACAAAAGAGTAAGAGTCGGTGTTTTTGCTACCGGAAAAGAGCTTAAGATGCATTATGAAAATATAGAGCCTCACCAGATATATAACTCAAATACTCCCGTTTTTTACTCAAGAGCAAAGGAGCTAGGTTGCGAAGTGAGCTTTTTAGGCTCAAGCGATGACGATAAAGAATCCATCAAGGAGCTTATCAAAAAAGCGCAAGATTTTGATCTTCTAATAACAAGCGGTGGAGTAAGCGTAGGAGAGGCTGATTTTACCAAAGAGGCTTTTTTGGAGCTTGGAACAAAAATATATTTTGATAAAGTTGAGATAAAACCGGGAAAGCCAACAACTTTTGGCACTCTAAATAAGACCCTTATACTAAATCTTCCGGGCAATCCGTTAGCGGCTGCGCTAAATTTTGAGATTTTTGGAAGATTTATAATAAACAAGTTAAGCGGACGCAAAGATATTTATCAAAACTGTATAGAAGCTATATTAAAAGAGGATATTAAAAACAGACCTGGTCGCGAAGTTGTGATACCTGGCTTTTTTGACGGAAAATTTTTTATACCATCGCAAAAAAAAGGTCCCGGTATGGTAACTCCTTTAAGCAACTCAAACGGATATATCATACTTCATAGAGAGATCGCTTTGCTCAAAGAGAACACTAAAGTCAAATTTATACCAATTGATTTTGAGTTTTTCTCAAAGGAAAAAATGAATATATATACATTATAG